One window from the genome of Oryza glaberrima chromosome 3, OglaRS2, whole genome shotgun sequence encodes:
- the LOC127766727 gene encoding probable protein S-acyltransferase 14 translates to MHRSAGATMAWNVFRFCTALRGLGSIMILLVLSIVGVTYYAVVVYNYGPALFAGGASTLLALVVLLLFHFLLVMLLWSYFSVVFTDPGSVPPNWNLDFDEERGETAPLSGLDFNSQVNSQQSIAHNDTGHPRARYCRKCNQMKPPRCHHCSVCGRCVLKMDHHCVWVVNCVGALNYKYFLLFLFYTFLETTLVTLSLLPHFIAFFSDIDIPGSPAALATTFLTFVLNLAFSLSVLGFMIMHVSLVSANTTTIEAYEKKTTPRWMYDIGRKRNFIQVFGNDKRYWFIPAYSEEDLRRMPVLQGLDYPVRTDLDGQEL, encoded by the exons ATGCACAGATCCGCGGGCGCCACGATGGCGTGGAACGTGTTCAGGTTCTGCACGGCGCTGAGGGGGCTGGGCTCCATCATGATCCTGCTCGTCCTCTCCATCGTCGGGGTCACCTACTACGCGGTCGTGGTGTACAACTACGGCCCCGCgctcttcgccggcggcgccagcaCCCTCCTCGCGCTCGTCGTCCTGCTCCTCTTCCACTTCCTG CTTGTTATGCTTTTATGGAGCTACTTTTCTGTTGTATTCACCGACCCTGGTTCTGTTCCACCAAATTGGAATCTCGACTTTgatgaggagaggggagaaacTGCCCCCCTTTCTGGCTTAGATTTCAATAGCCAGGTAAACTCGCAACAATCTATCGCTCACAATGACACAGGACATCCAAGGGCTAGGTATTGTAGGAAGTGCAACCAGATGAAGCCACCTCGATGCCATCATTGCTCTGTTT GTGGAAGATGTGTTCTTAAGATGGATCATCATTGTGTATGGGTTGTTAATTGTGTTGGGGCACTAAACTACAAATACTTTCTTCTCTTCCTG TTTTACACCTTCCTTGAGACAACACTGGTTACCCTTTCTCTATTGCCTCACTTCATAGCCTTCTTTAGTGATATTGATATCCCAGGAAGTCCTGCAGCACTTGCAACCACTTTCCTCACCTTTG TGTTGAACCTGGCCTTTTCCTTGAGTGTTCTGGGTTTTATGATTATGCATGTTTCACTTGTTTCTGCTAATACAACAACAATTGAG gcATATGAAAAGAAAACTACGCCACGCTGGATGTATGATATTGGCCGGAAGAGGAATTTCATTCAG GTTTTTGGAAATGACAAGAGGTATTGGTTCATCCCTGCGTACTCAGAAGAGGATTTGAGAAGAATGCCAGTTCTACAGGGCCTTGATTACCCTGTCAGGACAGATTTGGATGGGCAAGAATTGTGA